In the Thermodesulfovibrionales bacterium genome, TCGTACAGCTCCCACGGGTATTCGAGGACGTTAAACTTCGGTGTAGCAACGTCCCAGGGTGGACGTACAACCTTGGTGCTGGCGATCCAGCCGTCGTGATAGAGTGCCCGGTCTCCGAACATCTCGAAGTACTGGGTCTTGTGAGTTGATTGCGCATTCTCATTCTTCTTGTCGAAAGTGTAAAGCATGCTGACGCCTTCGATAGGGCTCTGCTTGATGCCGTCCACGTATTCCGGAGCCGCGATACCGGTAGCTTCAAGGATCGTCGGGACGATGTCGATCACATGGTGGAACTGGTGACGGATGCCTCCCTTATCCTTGATTACCTTCGGCCAGGAGATCGCCATTCCTTGCTTAGTGCCGCCGAAATGTGAGACGATCTGCTTGGTCCAGGAGAAAGGCGTATCGAAGGCCCAAGCCCAGCCTATCGACATGTGGTTGTAAGTGCGGTCGGTACCCCAGACGTCATAAAAGTACTTAAGCTGGAGTTCAACCCCAGGGTTGGCGCTATTAAACATCGCGACCTCGTTGGGGGTGCCGTTGGGTTGCCCCTCGGCGCTTGTGCCATTGTCGCCCTCGATGTAGATGATCAGCGTATTGTCGAGCTTGCCCATGTCCTCGATTGCTTGAATCACACGGCCGATCTCGTAGTCAGCATAGGCCACGTAGGCCGCGAAGACATCCACCTGTTTGATGAACAGCTTCTTTTCATCAGGCGTGAGCTGATCCCACTTCTTGATAAGGTCGTCTGGCCAGGGGGTCAACTTGGCGTCCTGCGGGATTACGCCGAGCTTTTTCTGGTTGGCGAAGATCGTCTCGCGCAGCTTGTTCCAGCCCTGATCGAACAGGTGCATGGTGCTGATCTTGTCCACCCATTCCTTGGTCGGATGGTGTGGTGCGTGAGTCGCGCCAGGGACGTACTTGATGAAGAAGGGCTGATCGGGAGCCAGGGCGTTGATGCGGTTCATATAGTCGATGGCATCGTCCGCCATGGCGGTCGTCAGGTTCCAGCCCGGCTTGCCGACATAAGGGTAGATAGGCGTGGTATTGCGGACGAGGTTGCCCGGCTCCCATTGATTGGTGTCCCCTCCCATGAAGCCGTAGAAGTACTCGAATCCCATGCCGATGGGCCACTGGTCGAAGGGACCTGCCTGGCTCGACTGGAACTCAGGAGTGTTGTGGTTCTTGCCGAACCAGGCTGTGCTGTAGCCATTGTCCCTGAGGATGCGGCCGATGGTAGCCTTGTCTTTAGTGATAACGCTGTCGTAGCCTGGGAAGCCGGTAGCCTGCTCAGCGACGACGCCGTAACCTGTGGAATGGTGGTTGCGACCGGTGATAAGTGCAGCTCTGGTCGGTGAGGAGAGCGCGGTCGAGTGAAAATTGGTATAGCGCAGGCCGTCTCTTGCGATGCGGTCGAGTGCAGGAGTCGGGATTACGCCGCCGAAGGTACTGGCGACGCCGTAGCCCGCATCATCGGTCATTATCAAAAGGATGTTCGGCGCTCCCTTGGGCGGCACTACCCGCGCCGGCCAGTATGGCGTTGACTCCTGCGCGGTCTTCCCGATCTTTCCCTCGAACTTTTGCGGCGGCGGCGGGAGCTGCTTGCCGTCGATGGTGGTTGTGGCGCTGGGCGAACCCGGCACGCCAGTGGTCTCGACAGACAAGGCCGGCGATGCTGCTAACAGAACAGCACCGTTTAGGGCCAGGACTGCTGGTACAACTGTCTTTGTCTTCATTCCTACGTCCTCCTTTCTTATTTCATCTCCTCCTTTGTCTTAAACAGTTTCGCCTTACACTTTAATGAGAGATGAGATTTATTCGCCTTCAGGCATTCCATTATCCGTCCGCCTCCTGGTTGAACCCCCGGACAATACATCATGATATCGTCCTCACAGGCTTGATGCGCTTCCTTGACGGCCTCTTTCGCCTGCGCAAGATGCATCTTGCAAGCCGGCGAAAGTTGGGTCTC is a window encoding:
- a CDS encoding arylsulfatase — protein: MKTKTVVPAVLALNGAVLLAASPALSVETTGVPGSPSATTTIDGKQLPPPPQKFEGKIGKTAQESTPYWPARVVPPKGAPNILLIMTDDAGYGVASTFGGVIPTPALDRIARDGLRYTNFHSTALSSPTRAALITGRNHHSTGYGVVAEQATGFPGYDSVITKDKATIGRILRDNGYSTAWFGKNHNTPEFQSSQAGPFDQWPIGMGFEYFYGFMGGDTNQWEPGNLVRNTTPIYPYVGKPGWNLTTAMADDAIDYMNRINALAPDQPFFIKYVPGATHAPHHPTKEWVDKISTMHLFDQGWNKLRETIFANQKKLGVIPQDAKLTPWPDDLIKKWDQLTPDEKKLFIKQVDVFAAYVAYADYEIGRVIQAIEDMGKLDNTLIIYIEGDNGTSAEGQPNGTPNEVAMFNSANPGVELQLKYFYDVWGTDRTYNHMSIGWAWAFDTPFSWTKQIVSHFGGTKQGMAISWPKVIKDKGGIRHQFHHVIDIVPTILEATGIAAPEYVDGIKQSPIEGVSMLYTFDKKNENAQSTHKTQYFEMFGDRALYHDGWIASTKVVRPPWDVATPKFNVLEYPWELYDLSKDWTQADDVAAKYPAKLKELQDLFWKEAEKYQVLPLDNSVQTRIITPRPSLTAGRNVFTWTRPLTGIPNGDAPNLLNSSYNFKAEVEIPQGGAEGMLITQGGRFGGYGFYVLKGKPVFLWNLVDLKRIKWEGPELTPGNHMIEFDFKYAGLGAATLAFGSPVGLGQGGTGVLKVDGKEVANQKMERTVPFILQWDESLDIGSDTGTPVNDADYQVPFTFTGKINKITLTIDRPKLSPEDIKKLEQAQRDKKMGD